The genomic stretch CATTCATACCATGAACTGTTCCCATTTGCTTTTACCTCGTCTGGAGTAATAATGTTTTCATACATAAACTCCTCTAACATTTTAGCAAGCAATTGATTATTTGCCTTATCCCAGCGCTCTTTTGTAAATGCTGTTAAATTCGTATCTGTTATTTTCATCCTTTATTCTCCTTTATCGATTTATAGATTGTTAACCTCTGCTGAGCCATAATAAATGATAGAACTGCTATCAGTAGTACTATGCCACCACCAATAAGAGGAATATGAAGCTTGCCATTTTGAACAAGTATTAGTGCAAGCAGCGGCGCAAAGAGCAAACCTACATTCTGTGCCGTTAACATCCAACTATAATAAGAAACTGTCTCCGTGTTGCTTTGCTTAAAAAGATAAAGATCGATAAGTAGGAGACTAATGTAGAATCCTATTCCATATAAACATCTGCTGATTATAAAAAGAACTAGCGATGATGTAAAAGCTTGTATAATTAAGACGACTGAGCTAAATGCCAATACTCCATATAACACATACATCATATTAAAGCGATCGAACATTCCTGGAGGGAGCATAAACTTTAGCACAATCGCCATTACGCTTGGCATCACGTAAAGCACTGCATTTAACCATTCATCGATTCCATATTCATTTGAAACAAAAACCGTAAAGTATGGCCTTACCATATTGTGAGCGACATGAAAAAGAAAAACGGCCAGCAAATAGCCAATTAGGCGTGTTGGAAAGGATGTGCGAATAACCCGCCTGTTCTCCTTGGCTTTTTTAGATTCACTAAACCCTTTGGCAAAAATAGCGGCAAAAATCAAATCAGTGCACGCAAAGAACTTATAAATTAAAAGCGGCATTTCCCATGAAATGACGAAGCTTCCAGCCAGACTTGCGACAATTATTCCGCCGTGCAATGCCAAGAGATAAGTTGCTGCTTTTTTCTCTTTATTTTCACTTGTGCTTACCAGGTGTGGATACAGTAAATATAGGCAGCTTTGAAATACAAGTAGTAGAAGTGAAAAAGATAGGAACATGAAAAAGCTGTTGCTTTCGCTCAACATTAGTTTGCAAATACCTATGCTAATAAGCGCATACACGCTTACTTTTTCAACCTCCCACTTTTTTAAAAGAATCCCCCAAATCGGAGTCATAATAATAGCAACCATTCGACAATAAATAATAAATAAGGATGTCGCCTGTAAGCCATCAACCTGAAAGAACTCTGTGAAAAATTGGGGATAGAAAGGTGACAAGAGAACTTCCGACACCACTGTCATAAACAAGCACGTAAATATAATCCACGAGCGACTCATTTTGCGTTACACACCAAACTGTTGAAAAACATTCTTACTGTAAACTTTATAGACTTGTTTTCCTGCAATTTGATTAATGATAACTGCATTTCGGTAAGCACCAAGCCCTAAATCCGGAGCCCCCACGCCGTGTGTATGAAGCTCTCCATTTTGAATAAACAAATTGGCTTCAACAGATTGAGTCCTGACTTTGAACTGTTCATCAATTTGCAGTTGTCCATTCTCATCAAATAGTAAATGAGATTGTAAACTTTCTAAGCATGATGGAAAGCTGCTGATATATCCTGTAGCCATAATAACAACATCACTTTTCAATTCTTTGGTTTGACCTTGCTCATATTGATAAAGGGTGAGTTTATAGTCAGTTTCTTCTCGGCAAACATCTTGGACTTCTGTTAGTGCTTGCATATGAATAGGAGAAGCTTTTCCACCAACCGTTCGTTCATACAAATGTTCATAAATGTCAGCAATCGTATCAAAACTAATTCCTTTATATAAGAGGGCTTGATTTTTTAATACCTCTCTTTTTTTATCCTGATTTAAGTGATAGAAATAACGGGTGTATTCTGGTGAAAAATGTTCTAACCCCAGCTTTGAATACTCCATTGGATAAAACCCTTTAGACCTTGTGTACCAATGGAGTTCATAGTTGTTTTCCTGTTGATGTTGCAACAGATCATACACTACTTCAGCGGCACTTTGCCCGGAACCAATGACCGTAATATGACGAGCTTTAACGGTTTCATCACGATTTTGCTTATAGCAAGCAGAATGGTAGAATTGATTGCTTTGTAAACTTTTAAAGTCAGCTGGAACTGCTGGATTTGTTCCTACCCCTACTACTACATTTTTCGCGTAGTAAACGGTTGGTTTACCACTTTCCTCAACTGTTACTTTATATAGCTGCTCTTTTTCTATTTCAATTTTCTGAACCTTGCTGTTGAACTGCAGCCCTTTTAACTGATTAGCTACCCATTGACAATAATGATTGTACTCAGTTCGTGGAATGTGAAATTTCTCAAAGAAATAAAATTGATACAATCGTTCGTGTTCATGTAAATAGCGTAAGAAACTATAGGGGCTAGATGGATTAACCATCGTTACTAAATCAGCCATAAACGGCACCTGTAGCGTAGTTCCTTCTAAAAGCATACCTGGATGCCAATTAAACTGAGATTTCTGATCAAAGCATTTATACGAGTATTCTGTTTCTTCTAATAAAGCTGCTAGTCCAAGGTTAAATGGCCCTATTCCAACTCCAATAAC from Bacillus sp. 1780r2a1 encodes the following:
- a CDS encoding MFS transporter gives rise to the protein MSRSWIIFTCLFMTVVSEVLLSPFYPQFFTEFFQVDGLQATSLFIIYCRMVAIIMTPIWGILLKKWEVEKVSVYALISIGICKLMLSESNSFFMFLSFSLLLLVFQSCLYLLYPHLVSTSENKEKKAATYLLALHGGIIVASLAGSFVISWEMPLLIYKFFACTDLIFAAIFAKGFSESKKAKENRRVIRTSFPTRLIGYLLAVFLFHVAHNMVRPYFTVFVSNEYGIDEWLNAVLYVMPSVMAIVLKFMLPPGMFDRFNMMYVLYGVLAFSSVVLIIQAFTSSLVLFIISRCLYGIGFYISLLLIDLYLFKQSNTETVSYYSWMLTAQNVGLLFAPLLALILVQNGKLHIPLIGGGIVLLIAVLSFIMAQQRLTIYKSIKENKG
- a CDS encoding lysine N(6)-hydroxylase/L-ornithine N(5)-oxygenase family protein, whose product is MDSREVLEVIGVGIGPFNLGLAALLEETEYSYKCFDQKSQFNWHPGMLLEGTTLQVPFMADLVTMVNPSSPYSFLRYLHEHERLYQFYFFEKFHIPRTEYNHYCQWVANQLKGLQFNSKVQKIEIEKEQLYKVTVEESGKPTVYYAKNVVVGVGTNPAVPADFKSLQSNQFYHSACYKQNRDETVKARHITVIGSGQSAAEVVYDLLQHQQENNYELHWYTRSKGFYPMEYSKLGLEHFSPEYTRYFYHLNQDKKREVLKNQALLYKGISFDTIADIYEHLYERTVGGKASPIHMQALTEVQDVCREETDYKLTLYQYEQGQTKELKSDVVIMATGYISSFPSCLESLQSHLLFDENGQLQIDEQFKVRTQSVEANLFIQNGELHTHGVGAPDLGLGAYRNAVIINQIAGKQVYKVYSKNVFQQFGV